Proteins co-encoded in one Patescibacteria group bacterium genomic window:
- a CDS encoding HNH endonuclease gives MAKYKRKRSWTEKQLKNAVKKSRSIRQILGILGLREAGGNYKQIRKYIKEYNIDDSHLKGKGWNKGLKGIGKPRIPLNDILVKNSTFQSYKLKNRLFKAELKEQYCEDCGWAEKTKDGFLPLELDHINGDPYDNSLKNLRILCPNCHSLKPGHRGRKKT, from the coding sequence ATGGCGAAATATAAAAGAAAAAGGAGCTGGACAGAAAAACAGCTAAAAAATGCTGTGAAAAAGTCAAGGAGTATAAGACAGATTTTGGGTATTCTTGGGCTTAGAGAAGCTGGAGGTAATTACAAGCAAATTAGAAAATATATTAAAGAATATAATATCGATGATAGTCATTTAAAAGGAAAAGGCTGGAATAAAGGATTAAAAGGTATAGGAAAACCGCGTATACCTTTAAATGACATTTTAGTAAAAAACAGTACATTTCAAAGCTACAAATTAAAAAATAGATTATTTAAAGCTGAGCTTAAAGAACAATATTGTGAAGATTGCGGATGGGCAGAAAAAACTAAAGACGGCTTTTTACCACTAGAGCTAGATCACATAAACGGAGATCCTTATGATAATAGCTTAAAAAATCTTAGAATCCTTTGTCCTAATTGCCACAGCTTAAAACCTGGACATAGAGGAAGAAAAAAAACTTAG
- a CDS encoding 3D domain-containing protein has product MIKKSIKNHNKRLILLVIQTLILLVVFGVVSQVYSAIGQNKDTSDLVVIPNFIVVQNNSLTSLSNPANPPPKVVKKLPVIITAYSSTVSQTDDTPFITASGSYVRDGIVANNLLPFGTRIRIPDVYGDKIFTVEDRMHRRKGNYHIDIWYADYWQAKSFGAKRAIIEVLES; this is encoded by the coding sequence ATGATTAAGAAATCTATAAAAAATCACAATAAACGCTTGATTTTATTAGTGATTCAAACCTTAATACTTCTAGTTGTTTTTGGAGTTGTATCACAGGTTTATTCTGCGATAGGACAAAACAAGGACACATCAGACTTAGTAGTAATACCTAATTTTATTGTTGTTCAGAATAACAGCTTAACTTCTTTATCAAATCCAGCAAACCCTCCTCCAAAAGTTGTTAAAAAACTGCCAGTAATTATAACTGCTTATTCAAGCACGGTGTCTCAGACAGATGATACTCCTTTTATCACTGCATCCGGCTCTTATGTGAGAGACGGGATTGTAGCAAATAATTTATTGCCTTTTGGAACAAGAATCAGAATTCCAGATGTTTATGGCGATAAAATTTTTACTGTTGAAGACAGGATGCACAGAAGAAAAGGGAATTATCATATTGATATTTGGTATGCTGACTATTGGCAGGCAAAATCTTTTGGAGCAAAAAGAGCTATTATTGAAGTTTTGGAAAGCTAA
- a CDS encoding trypsin-like peptidase domain-containing protein, with protein sequence MQKSPIVEIAKKVSPAVITVVVSKDLPKIEGFYFLPFGGRQFIVPKMGKNKKEETKIGGGSGFIVSKNGYVLTCNHVVKDPTAKYTVIVEPTKKYPAKVLAKDPLTDVAILKIQDHGFPYLEMGDSGKIDLGESVIAVGNPLGEFEDTISAGIVSGLSRKIKAYQGGSKATSLRGLIQTDAAINPGNSGGPLVDMEGNAIGINTAMVMGAQNIGFAIPINYAKKDLEEIMKFGKIKKPFLGVRYFILNEQIAKNNKLPINYGALIVRENLGERAIVKGSPADKAGLKEYDIVLECNGKKINEDNPLADLLQENKIGTEITLKVLREDKKINLKIKLGEKK encoded by the coding sequence ATGCAAAAATCACCAATAGTTGAAATTGCTAAAAAGGTTTCTCCGGCTGTAATAACTGTGGTTGTTTCAAAAGATCTGCCCAAAATTGAAGGATTTTATTTTCTACCTTTTGGAGGAAGACAATTTATTGTTCCTAAGATGGGCAAAAACAAAAAAGAAGAAACTAAAATAGGAGGAGGTTCAGGGTTTATTGTTTCAAAAAACGGCTATGTTTTAACCTGCAACCATGTCGTTAAAGATCCAACAGCAAAATACACTGTTATTGTTGAACCAACAAAAAAATATCCTGCTAAGGTCTTGGCTAAAGATCCATTAACTGATGTTGCTATTTTAAAAATCCAAGATCATGGTTTCCCATATTTAGAGATGGGTGATTCAGGAAAAATTGACCTAGGAGAATCAGTAATTGCGGTAGGAAATCCCTTGGGAGAGTTTGAAGACACTATCTCAGCAGGCATTGTTTCAGGACTAAGTAGAAAGATTAAAGCTTATCAAGGAGGATCAAAAGCAACAAGCTTAAGAGGTTTAATCCAAACTGATGCTGCGATTAATCCAGGAAACAGCGGCGGGCCATTGGTTGATATGGAAGGAAATGCGATTGGAATTAATACTGCAATGGTAATGGGAGCACAAAATATTGGCTTTGCTATTCCAATTAATTACGCGAAAAAAGATTTAGAAGAAATAATGAAATTTGGCAAAATTAAAAAACCTTTCCTGGGTGTAAGATACTTTATTTTAAATGAACAAATTGCAAAGAATAATAAGCTTCCAATTAACTATGGTGCTTTGATCGTAAGAGAAAATCTAGGAGAAAGAGCAATAGTTAAAGGCTCTCCTGCAGATAAAGCAGGATTAAAGGAGTACGATATCGTTTTAGAATGTAATGGAAAAAAGATTAATGAGGACAACCCTTTAGCTGATCTGCTTCAA